ATCCGCCAGCACCGTGTAGTGAGTGTCAGCTGCCAGCGCCAGGGTGTCGGTGGCGGTCAGGATCTCACCGTAATACAGGTTATGACCGGTAAACTTCTTGACGCCCGTCACCGTCTCGGCCCCTCCCAGTGTCATCAATGTGCCGGTCGTAGGAAGGGTTAATGAACTATTTGCGCTGGTAGTGAATGTCAATGTGTCCCCTCCGGTCAAGGCCAGTTTGGATAGATCACTTAACGCCAATTCCGCACCGGTAGAGGGTGCAGTAATTTTTACTTTGTTATAGCTGAGCTTATTGGTAAAGGCTTCGGCTCCGGCCAGTGTCGCCAATGTACCGGTGGTCGGAAGCGTCAGGGTTGTGTTCGCCGATGTGGTCAGGGCAACCGTGTCCCCTCCCGTAAGGGTCAGTTTTGAATAATCACTCAGTTCGAGCTCGGCACCGTGAGCGGGGGCCGTGATCTCTACCAGGTTGATACTTGTTTTGTTCGACAAGGCCTCTGCCCCGGCCAACGTGGCGAGCGTGCCAGTGGTCGGCAGGGTGACGTTGGTTGTGTTCGTCTGTGTGAGCGTCAACGCATAGGCGCCAGCCGTTATCAGGTTATGACCCAGCGTGATCGTCTTACCGGTATTGGCCACACCCGTACCGCCGTACTGCCCGGCAATGACCGTACCATTCCACTCCCCGGAGGAGATGGTTGTAATGGCCGCTGTATTGCTGGCGATATGGTTGGATGTGATGGTGTCCAGAGTGATTGCCTGGACCCGCGTGACTGACAAGGGCCTGACCACCTGAGCGAAGGTCGCCAGGGGTAACAGGGCCGTTGCAATAAGGATAAGTTTTTTCATTTCTTTTCGTATGCGATGATTTGTAATTCCTGCCTGGCTTCATCCGGTATGCTGACCGAGGTGATTTGGAAGGTCCGGCTGTTATAGACAATCCGGCGGGTGGTATCAATGGTGATGTCACTCCGGTAGGGCAGGGTAAACACATAGCCCTGGAACCCGGTAATGGCGGTGTATTCCAATGAGCGCTGTCCGGTCATGGGCTCGACCCGGGCCCAGCTGGTCCCCAAAGCGCTGGCGGGCGTGGATTCGGTCGATCCACCGATCGAGTCAGTTGTCAGGGTAGTGTTCCAGAATGCGATCCGCTCCCTGTATCCTCCTAATCGTGTGCGTGGCTGTCTCATAGGTAGAGGTCTGTATAAGGCGCTAATAGCTTGATCACGTCAAACGGGACGGTATTAATGCCCCAGTCAACCGAGGATTCCCGGTTGATATAGCTCTCGGCCATCAGCTTCAGGATAGCCAGGACCATCGGCTTGGGTATATCGGCAATCGTCGCATACCCGGCCTCATAGGTGATCTTGATCCCCTGGCTCCCGGCACCCCCGATGGCACCCGTTGACCAGGTCTTTGAAAGCGTTACCCGGAGGGCGTTCAGCCCTTCGATGTAGTAATCGGTATTGCGGGCCAGCGTGGTTTCGGTCCCTTCATAATCCACCCGCTTGACGCTCGTCACATCTGAGCTTGTCAACACAACCGGGTAGAACGGAAGGCTGATCTCCAGAACCTGTTGCTCGTCATCGTGGACATACAGGACCACCGTCTGCCGGACAATGGCCCGCTTGGTGTGCTCCTCGATCCAGTGACGGGCAGCCACAATCAGCGTCTTGATGAGTGAGTCCTCAATGGTCACGCTGCCATAGTTCTGTTTGAGGTAGTTAACGGCGGTGGCCAGGTCGACGCACTCGTAATAGGTCGATCCGGTATTCACCGTGGCCGTGTCGGGTACCGTGGCAGTAGTGGTCCGTGAATAATCGATCCGCTGCATTTATTTGGTTACCCGTTTACCTTTTTCCTGTTTAGAAATCTTGGCCACCGGTTTGGCTTCCTTGAGTTTTTTCTCCGGCGCTTTCACCGTCTTAGCTGGTAGTGGTTGGGGATCTATATACAACTCGGCCACATGGATCTCCACCAGCCAATCGGCGAACTGATCGGGATAAGACCGTATCTCGCCCTGGTTGCGAACCCCGTACACTCTGGTAAATCGTACTTTTTTCATTTTCTGCTTGTTAAAAAGGCGGGGGGCCACTGCTGACCCCTAACGAAACCTGGAAGTTGTTTAGGGCGGGGCCCCCCTTACCCTTTCGTTTCTTAATGCTTATTCAAATAGACATAGCCGTTAATCTTCGACTTCTGATCCTCGGTCTCGGCGATCTGACTGACCTTCCAATACCGGGCACTCTGGGCCTCAATGGTCTTATAGTAGACCTGGTCGGCCTTGGATAGAACCAAATCGGAGCTATCGGTAGCGGTAGCGTTCCAGTGAGTCCCATCCACCGAGTGATAGACCTTGGTTGTGAATTTCAGGCTGTCGCTGACATAGTCGTTCCATACCTGGATCGTGATATCATACACCTTGCCGGACCATGCGCCGGTCGCTCCCAGATCCAGGGTGTAACTTTTAGTTACTCCCGTGGTCAGGGTATCGGCGGCCGTCCCGGCGAAAGCCTTGTAGTTGCCGTTGACAACCGTCTGGCCCACCGCTATCAGCGGCAGGACCAGGAGCAGCAATAGGACGAGCCTTTTCATGGTTAATAGTGTTTACCGACCGAGATGTACCCGTACAGGCTGGATTTCTGCGTCGCCGAGGTCGCAATGGCCGATACCTTGATGTACCGGGCTGTTCGCGAGCTCATCGTCTTGACATAATTAAAATCCGAAGCGTGCACCTTGCTCAGTGAATCCAGTGCCGTGGCCGTCCAGTTCGTTCCGTCCACGCTCTCATAGAGCTTGACGGTGAACGTGGAGGTCCCGCTGACATAGTCGCTGAACAGCTGGATGGTATAGTCATAGACCTTGCCCTGCCAGCTGCCCGTATAGCCCATGTCCAAGGTATAGGCCTTGGTCACGGAGGCTGTCAGGGTGTCTGCGGCTGTACCGGCGAAGGTCTTATAATACCCGTTGATCGCTGTCTGGCCGAAGGCTGCTCCGGAGAGCAGCCCGACCATCAGAAGGATTACAAGCCGTCTCATCTTACGGACGGGTTAAGGCGTTCAGGTTAGCCTGGCTCAGCGATCCACTGACAAAGGCGGTGGCGTCAATCGTGGCGATCCAGTGAGCGCACCGGGCCACGGCCGTGATAGTCTTTAGCCCGTAGATCGGATCGGTGGAGTTCTGATCCCACAGCCGGATCTCGATCTCTTTACGCATGGCGAAGTTCGACTTGGTCGAATCTACCACGTAGAACGTGCCCTGGGTAACGCCGAAGTTGCTGATTACCGGGATGCCGTCGATGTAGAACCCGGGACCCTGCATGAACGGGGCGTTGACATAGGCGCCGTCCTTGTCCTTTTGCATCTTTAGCAGGGCAGAATCCACCGGGTTGAGGACAACGTAGTTAGGCACCTGATAGGCCGCCCTCACCTGTGTGATGGCGGCTACCAGCAGGTCGATGTAATTCGGCTCGACAATGTTCAGGGCCATACCCGTTGGAGCGGCATAAGCCGTGATGTACTGATCCCATCCCTTCAGGGCGGGCGGGGTGCCCGATCCGGTCAGGATGTTGGCATCGATCTTCAGGGCCAGGTCCTTCATTAGCTTATTGCTCATCAGGCTCTGCATATACGGGATATCCGTGAACATCTCATCGGAGATCTTCATGTATTCAGCCACTCGTTCAACCGGCATACTGCGCTGGTAGAGCTTGTGTTCGCCCTGTCCATAGACTGATGCCTCGGCTCCGAAGGCCGATCCGTCCGTCCGGGAGCTTTCTTCGATCCACCAGATCGAGTTGCTCTCGGTCTGTAGGTTATTGATGATGTCCCTGAGGAAGGGTTGGCGGTAGGGTCCTATTGCCACCCCGGGAGCGTACATCGGAGGAGGTATATAACCCGTAACGGCAGCCGTGGCGGCTATCTCAGTCATCTGAGACTCGACCTTCAGGTTCATCACAAACGGCCGGTCGGGCTGGTTGCCCTTTTTGGCAATCTCAGCCATCGACTTGAACTCGTTGGTATTCAGGCAGTCTTTGATCTGCTGGGAGATCGACTTGCGCTCATCCCCTTCCACGTCAAATTTCTTGACGGCGACAGTCACAGCATCGAGCTGTTTCTGGAACTCATCGAACAAGGCCTTGTCGGCCATCTTGGCCTCAATAGCGTCCGTGAGCTCTTTTACCTTACTAAGCAGTCCGGCCTCCTTGGCGGCAAACGCCTGGTTGACTTCGGTTGCCAGTGTGGTAGCTAATTCCTTTTTTTCTTCCGGTGTCATGTTAATTAATTGAATTGTAACTTGTTGCGAAACATCTTCAGCAGATCCTCGTCGGTCGGCTCGGTGATCTCGGCGGTGCTCTGTGCGGCCGCCTGTTCGAGTGATTCGAGCGATTGCTTGATGATGGTCATTTCATATTCCAATGCCTGGTAGGTCTCGTCGGTGAAGTACCCCTCATGGAGTGCCTTGATCAGCCGGTCCAGCCGGTCCATGAGTACGGGCTTATCCATGGATTTGACCTCGGTGGTCCGGGCCAGCTCCTGGGCTCCCCAGGTCACGGTCGAACCCTCCCATAGCTTGATCTCCTTGATGAGCTGAACGCCGTCCTCCCGCTTCTCGCTCTGCTCGATCTGGAAGCCAACCGAGTGCTCTGTCAGCAACCCTTGGTCATACAGGCGTAGGACGTCCTTTTGTAGGTTGGTCTGTTTGTCCTCGGGGGCAAATTCAGAGACAAAAAACAGCCCGGTGTTATCCTCCTTGAGCTCCTTTGGCTTAGACAGGATGCTATCGGTCCAGTGCATCCATAGGTGATAGATCCGGTTCTTACCTTGCGGCCCGCGTTCACGAATGGATTTCGCATAGGCACCCGGCAGGATAATGTCATTGTCGGTGTCTACTTGATCGAAAATGGAGAAATAACCAGCAACGGTCCTGGTTTTCAGGTCTACGTCTTTAAGGATTCCCCCGGCTTTTTGTAACAGACTGCCTCCCATATACGCTGACTTTTAATCGTAGGGAGGGGTCAGGTTGGCGCTTGTGGTTATAAAGTTACCTACTTGGTAATCGGTTTGTGGTTTCCGTTGATAAGGTTGGTGGTTGTGTTGATAGATTGGCATAAAAAAGCCCCCGGGACCTCTCCCAGGGGCTCAACCTAAACCCTCCATGAAAAACACAAGCACTTATTCCCTTAATGGCTCATAGACGATGTAACAGCCACAGTTGATTACTTCATCAGCCGGTAGCGAGGGATCGCCCGGCTGGTCACAGTCATGGCCCGACACGATGAACGGCTGGTCCATGGGTATCTGCTGGTTATCGGCCTGTGCCTGGTAGTGGCTCTCCCGTGTGTTGACACCAGACACCATCCAGCTCTTGGTCAGCTCCACCCCCCAGGACTCGGCAGCCATGCGGGAGCCATAGTTCTGGGCCGTCATGGTCTCGGTCTGTGCGATCCGCATGGCACGCCAGCGGGCGATCTCCCCATACTCAGACCGCAAATCTTCCTTGATCGCATCCGTCAGGGTGGTAGTCCCGCCCCCGGCCAGTGCCCCATAGTATTCAATCGAGGCCCGGATAGCATCTATGATCAGCCGCCCGGTCTCCTGGGTGATCCAGGTGATCCGGTCGCCAACCTTCGTACGGACAAACCGCCGGACCTGATCGAGCCAGACATCCCCCTCGGCTTTGCTGAGGCGCTCCGTCTGTCGGCGGGCAAAATAGGTGGCCGTGTCCTCATACAGCTTTTCCATGGCCTCCCGGATGGGCTCCTCACGGATAGCCCGGTCCACCCGGTCCTCATAACCGGCATAATCAGTCCATTCCAGCACCGGTTTGATCTGATCGAGTAACGCCCGTCGCATCACGCGCTGGTACTTGCGTTCAAAGACCTTTCGTTCCCGCACGATCCAGCGTCCCCTTCTCATCGGTAGTCCCGGATTGATTTCAGTGCCTCGGGTATCGGCTCATCCACCAGGGGGATCAGGCTGGATGGGATATACACCTTGTCCATTTCCGGGTCATCGGACAGGGGCAACCCCTGTGCGGCCAACTTCTGGTTGGGTGTCATCCACCAGGCGGTATTCAGCCAGGCGGCCATGGCCTGCTGATCGGATTGCAGGCACTCGATCCCGGAAGTGTCAAAGTCAATCCACTCTCCCTTATAGCTGTCACCGATCCAGCGATTAAAGTCCGTGCAGAACTGCTGAACCTCCGGTATCACCGCGTTGCGATAGGCGTCCTTCTGGGCCTCGCGGATATTGTTGTACGTGTTCGCCACCGTCGGATCGAACAGGATGGGAGGGATATGGTAAAGGTTGCATAACTGATGCAGCGTGCGCCGCTGTCCCTCGAACACCCCGAGATCAACCGCGCTCACGGTGGTCGGGGTGAACTTGACATCATAGCCCGTTGCCACCAGGGCGCCCTCGTTCTCCGATCCTTTAGCCTGGCGCCGGACCTGGTTCTTGATGTCCTGGCTGGCCTTAAGTCCCTCTTTGGCGCTGTCGGCCCCAAGCACGGTCAGGAACCCGGCGGCTCCCCGGTTATCGAACCGGGCTTTTTCAGCTGTCTGCGCTGAATTATTGATGTCGACCGGATAGCTCCCTGGTTTCAGGCGTGACATCCCATACAGTTCCTCGCCTTGCCCGTTGTAGGACAGGTTGGGTTCCCTGATGTGCAATACCTCTTCAACATTGAGCGGGATGCTTCGCCCGGAGATCACCTCCAACGTAAAGCCCTTGACCGGCTTAGCCCACCCGCCAGACAGGATCTTGGTGTACTGCGAGGGCAGGTTCCAGAGCTCGATGATCGGCCCCTTGTCAAACCGGCGGGGTCCCCAGATCATCCAGTTTCCGGTGACCAGCTTGAACTTCAGACCGAGGGCAAAAAACTCATCCTGCGATTGTGATGGGTTGGGTGTCTGGATCAGGTCGTAGAGCTCTCCCTTCTCAACGA
This genomic stretch from Dehalococcoidia bacterium harbors:
- a CDS encoding phage head closure protein, yielding MRQPRTRLGGYRERIAFWNTTLTTDSIGGSTESTPASALGTSWARVEPMTGQRSLEYTAITGFQGYVFTLPYRSDITIDTTRRIVYNSRTFQITSVSIPDEARQELQIIAYEKK
- a CDS encoding phage major capsid protein — its product is MTPEEKKELATTLATEVNQAFAAKEAGLLSKVKELTDAIEAKMADKALFDEFQKQLDAVTVAVKKFDVEGDERKSISQQIKDCLNTNEFKSMAEIAKKGNQPDRPFVMNLKVESQMTEIAATAAVTGYIPPPMYAPGVAIGPYRQPFLRDIINNLQTESNSIWWIEESSRTDGSAFGAEASVYGQGEHKLYQRSMPVERVAEYMKISDEMFTDIPYMQSLMSNKLMKDLALKIDANILTGSGTPPALKGWDQYITAYAAPTGMALNIVEPNYIDLLVAAITQVRAAYQVPNYVVLNPVDSALLKMQKDKDGAYVNAPFMQGPGFYIDGIPVISNFGVTQGTFYVVDSTKSNFAMRKEIEIRLWDQNSTDPIYGLKTITAVARCAHWIATIDATAFVSGSLSQANLNALTRP
- a CDS encoding HK97 family phage prohead protease gives rise to the protein MGGSLLQKAGGILKDVDLKTRTVAGYFSIFDQVDTDNDIILPGAYAKSIRERGPQGKNRIYHLWMHWTDSILSKPKELKEDNTGLFFVSEFAPEDKQTNLQKDVLRLYDQGLLTEHSVGFQIEQSEKREDGVQLIKEIKLWEGSTVTWGAQELARTTEVKSMDKPVLMDRLDRLIKALHEGYFTDETYQALEYEMTIIKQSLESLEQAAAQSTAEITEPTDEDLLKMFRNKLQFN
- a CDS encoding phage portal protein, with the translated sequence MIGNDRVIWSDQDMEALIEDKHNVNADLFSVIDFITNGFNKIDLVIKRGAKEDAEIVEKGELYDLIQTPNPSQSQDEFFALGLKFKLVTGNWMIWGPRRFDKGPIIELWNLPSQYTKILSGGWAKPVKGFTLEVISGRSIPLNVEEVLHIREPNLSYNGQGEELYGMSRLKPGSYPVDINNSAQTAEKARFDNRGAAGFLTVLGADSAKEGLKASQDIKNQVRRQAKGSENEGALVATGYDVKFTPTTVSAVDLGVFEGQRRTLHQLCNLYHIPPILFDPTVANTYNNIREAQKDAYRNAVIPEVQQFCTDFNRWIGDSYKGEWIDFDTSGIECLQSDQQAMAAWLNTAWWMTPNQKLAAQGLPLSDDPEMDKVYIPSSLIPLVDEPIPEALKSIRDYR